A single window of Hymenobacter sp. APR13 DNA harbors:
- a CDS encoding sugar MFS transporter, producing MAAPVTSSTPLAPAGTTRSYAGPMVLMTTLFFLFGAVTNFNDVLMPYLKDVCQLTDFQSTAVQSAFFGAYFLMSLPAGKLLERMGFKRGIVLGLLIMACGALLFVPAANSRTFGLFLLALSFLGAGITLLQVAANPYVSVLGPARTAASRVSIVGVANGLGGTISPLIGGLILFGGSAVLKAQLAQLPLEQRLTQEATLVKPLYLGLAVFLAVLAALFFLVRLPEVESLPADEEAAAAQAAAETGRRSALDFRHLALGVVAIFTYVGVEVGIGSFIIRYGESQNISQLSGFTQELVRGLSVATSWAAALFGNTPDPIDTSSGFTKAVGAVLVSSYWFGVMVGRIVGIPLLTRFDARKLLAGVCAAGTLFVLLSILSSGETALWLVVLCGLCNAIIWPVVFPLAITGLGKFTKQGSSYLIMAIVGGAIIPPLMGLLATHGGGIRVAFVLPALCYAYLLFYALNGYRVR from the coding sequence ATGGCTGCTCCCGTTACGTCCTCCACCCCGCTTGCCCCCGCCGGCACCACCCGCTCCTACGCGGGCCCGATGGTGCTGATGACCACCCTGTTCTTTTTGTTTGGGGCCGTCACCAACTTCAACGACGTGCTCATGCCCTACCTCAAGGACGTGTGCCAGCTCACCGATTTTCAGTCCACGGCGGTGCAGTCGGCCTTTTTTGGGGCGTATTTCCTGATGTCGTTGCCGGCGGGCAAGCTGCTGGAGCGGATGGGTTTCAAGCGCGGCATTGTGCTGGGGCTGCTGATTATGGCCTGCGGGGCGCTGCTATTTGTGCCGGCCGCCAATTCGCGCACGTTCGGGCTATTTCTGCTGGCGCTGAGCTTTTTGGGCGCGGGCATCACGCTGCTGCAGGTGGCCGCCAATCCCTACGTATCGGTGCTGGGGCCGGCGCGCACGGCTGCCAGCCGAGTAAGCATCGTGGGCGTGGCCAACGGGCTGGGCGGCACCATTTCGCCGCTTATTGGCGGGCTGATTCTGTTCGGCGGCTCGGCCGTGCTGAAGGCCCAGCTGGCGCAGCTGCCACTGGAGCAGCGCCTCACCCAGGAAGCCACGCTGGTGAAGCCGCTGTATCTGGGGCTGGCCGTGTTTCTGGCGGTGCTGGCGGCGCTGTTTTTCCTGGTGCGCCTGCCCGAGGTAGAAAGCCTGCCCGCCGATGAGGAAGCCGCCGCCGCGCAGGCCGCCGCCGAAACCGGCCGCCGCTCCGCCCTCGACTTCCGCCACCTGGCCCTGGGCGTAGTGGCCATTTTCACCTACGTGGGCGTGGAAGTGGGCATCGGCTCATTTATCATCCGCTACGGCGAAAGCCAGAACATCAGCCAGCTCAGCGGCTTCACGCAGGAGCTGGTGCGCGGCCTGAGCGTGGCCACCAGCTGGGCCGCCGCTTTGTTCGGCAACACCCCCGACCCGATTGATACCAGCAGCGGCTTCACCAAGGCCGTGGGCGCGGTGCTGGTGTCGTCGTACTGGTTTGGGGTGATGGTGGGCCGCATCGTCGGTATTCCGCTGCTCACCCGCTTCGATGCCCGCAAGCTGCTGGCCGGCGTATGCGCCGCCGGCACGCTGTTCGTGCTGCTCTCCATCCTGAGTTCCGGCGAAACCGCGCTGTGGCTGGTGGTGCTGTGCGGCCTCTGCAACGCCATCATCTGGCCGGTGGTGTTTCCGCTGGCCATTACCGGCCTGGGCAAATTCACCAAGCAAGGCTCGTCGTACCTGATTATGGCCATCGTGGGCGGGGCCATCATTCCGCCGCTGATGGGGCTGCTGGCCACGCACGGCGGCGGCATCCGGGTGGCGTTTGTGCTGCCGGCCCTCTGCTACGCCTACCTGCTGTTCTACGCCCTGAACGGCTACCGGGTGCGCTAA
- a CDS encoding aquaporin, with amino-acid sequence MQRYVSEVLGTFAIVFCGTGAIIINQETHGAITHVGVAMTFGLIVSAMIYALGNVSGAHFNPAVTIAFTIAGRFAGRQVLPYIISQLTGAVLASAVLRYLFPANALLGATLPAGSEGQAFVLEFILTYFLMLVILNVACGSKEQGMFAGLAIGAVVLLEAMFAGPICGASMNPARSVAPALVSGHMEHLWLYLVAPTVGAIAAVFTWQFLTRPAVPVEECE; translated from the coding sequence ATGCAGCGGTACGTTTCTGAGGTTCTGGGCACCTTCGCCATTGTGTTCTGTGGCACCGGCGCCATCATCATCAACCAGGAAACGCACGGCGCCATCACGCACGTGGGCGTGGCCATGACGTTCGGGCTCATCGTGAGTGCCATGATTTACGCGCTGGGCAACGTGTCGGGCGCGCACTTCAACCCGGCCGTGACGATAGCCTTCACCATTGCGGGGCGGTTTGCGGGGCGGCAGGTGCTGCCTTACATCATCAGCCAGCTAACCGGGGCCGTGTTGGCCAGCGCGGTGCTGCGCTACCTGTTTCCGGCCAACGCGCTGCTGGGCGCCACGCTGCCGGCCGGATCTGAGGGGCAGGCGTTTGTGCTGGAGTTTATTCTCACCTACTTCCTGATGCTCGTGATTCTGAACGTGGCCTGCGGCTCCAAGGAGCAGGGCATGTTTGCGGGGCTGGCCATCGGGGCGGTGGTGCTGCTGGAAGCCATGTTTGCGGGGCCCATCTGCGGGGCGTCCATGAACCCGGCCCGCTCGGTGGCGCCAGCGCTAGTATCGGGGCACATGGAGCATCTGTGGCTGTACCTGGTGGCGCCTACCGTGGGCGCCATTGCGGCCGTCTTTACCTGGCAGTTCCTGACGCGGCCGGCGGTGCCGGTGGAAGAGTGCGAGTAG
- a CDS encoding class I SAM-dependent RNA methyltransferase has translation MHLHPLRNTPLMAQARRSAPFYMTATTQFGLEEILAEELYQLGAKIEKVGQRAVEFVGDMQLCYEANLWCRTAVRILRPFAGFYAPHEKGLYREVGRIDWADYILPDQTFAITAVVNKSTFEHSLFVAQLTKDAIVDQFRDRTGQRPSVDVKNPDVRLHLHMLDNEVVLSLDSSGESLHKRGYRQQTNVAPLNEALAAGILLLADWDGKKTLVDPMCGSGTLLTEAALIAQRIAPGLYHQGKFGFENWQDFDKALWESVRLDAEQARLDEPQALLYGSDLSPEFIELARENVEAAGLEDFIHFAVRDVKDATAPKGEPGLVVMNPPYGERIGEEAEMDALYKTIGDTLKTGFQGYDAYIFTGNLEAAKRVGLKTSRRIPLYNGPIDCRLLKYELYQGSRRTPAQES, from the coding sequence TTGCACCTTCACCCCTTACGCAACACCCCGCTTATGGCCCAGGCCCGCCGCTCCGCCCCGTTCTACATGACCGCCACCACCCAGTTCGGGCTGGAAGAAATTCTGGCCGAGGAGCTCTACCAGCTCGGGGCCAAGATCGAAAAGGTGGGCCAGCGGGCTGTGGAGTTCGTCGGCGATATGCAGCTGTGCTACGAGGCCAACCTGTGGTGCCGCACCGCCGTGCGCATCCTGCGGCCCTTCGCCGGCTTCTACGCCCCCCACGAAAAGGGCCTCTACCGCGAAGTAGGCCGCATCGACTGGGCCGACTACATCCTGCCCGACCAGACGTTTGCCATTACGGCCGTCGTCAATAAGTCCACCTTCGAGCACTCGCTGTTCGTGGCCCAGCTCACCAAGGATGCCATCGTGGACCAGTTCCGCGACCGGACCGGCCAGCGCCCGAGCGTGGACGTGAAAAACCCCGACGTGCGCCTGCACCTGCACATGCTCGACAACGAGGTGGTGCTCAGCCTCGATTCGTCGGGCGAGTCATTGCACAAGCGCGGCTACCGCCAGCAAACCAACGTGGCCCCGCTCAACGAGGCCCTGGCCGCCGGCATCCTGCTGCTGGCCGACTGGGACGGCAAAAAGACCCTCGTAGACCCCATGTGCGGCTCCGGCACGCTGCTCACCGAGGCCGCCCTCATTGCCCAGCGCATCGCGCCCGGCCTCTACCACCAGGGCAAGTTCGGGTTCGAGAATTGGCAGGACTTCGATAAGGCCCTCTGGGAATCGGTGCGCCTCGACGCCGAGCAGGCCCGCCTCGACGAGCCCCAAGCCCTACTCTACGGCTCCGACCTCTCGCCCGAGTTCATCGAGCTGGCCCGCGAAAACGTGGAAGCTGCCGGCCTCGAAGACTTCATCCATTTCGCTGTGCGCGATGTGAAGGACGCCACCGCCCCCAAAGGCGAGCCCGGCCTCGTGGTGATGAACCCGCCGTACGGCGAGCGAATCGGGGAGGAAGCCGAGATGGACGCCCTCTACAAAACCATCGGCGACACGCTCAAAACCGGCTTCCAGGGCTACGACGCCTACATCTTCACCGGCAACCTGGAGGCTGCCAAGCGTGTGGGCCTGAAAACCTCGCGCCGCATCCCGCTCTACAACGGCCCAATTGACTGCCGCCTGCTCAAGTATGAGCTGTACCAGGGCTCGCGCCGGACCCCGGCTCAGGAGAGCTAG
- a CDS encoding DEAD/DEAH box helicase: protein MTSFADLGLAPYLLQALEELQFIQPTPVQEQVLPLTLAGQDVAGQAPTGSGKTAAYGLGLLQQVDVKNDAVQMLVLVPARELALQVRDALKKMGKFLPNLRVAAFYGGHAFGEEKASLTQAPHIVVATPGRFLDHLERRTIIPNQLKSLVLDEADKLLELGFQDELVEIVKRLPRRRQTLLFSATMSDKVLELIRKNLTRPRVVNLGQDDDQLPENLTLIGHVGPIELKPAALLHILRQPETGRALIFCNTRDRCMELARFLQGREVAAEVLHGKMPQPERDKALLKLRNGSSQVLVATDVAARGLDVTLLDTVVQYDAPDKADGFQHRAGRTARAGAAGTAHILATLKEQAHVKKWPVAETIKWSDMKAPKLPPAAPKAPKPENVTLHVTAGKKDKVSAHDLVGAFVNVGGVAREQVGHIEVFDYYSYVAVPRGQVQDVVQRLLGAKVKGKKVRVTEVR, encoded by the coding sequence ATGACCTCCTTCGCCGACCTCGGCCTCGCGCCCTACCTGTTGCAAGCCCTCGAAGAGCTGCAGTTCATCCAGCCTACGCCCGTGCAGGAGCAGGTGCTGCCCCTCACGCTCGCCGGCCAGGACGTGGCCGGGCAGGCGCCCACCGGCTCCGGCAAAACTGCCGCCTACGGCCTCGGCCTGCTGCAGCAGGTAGACGTGAAAAACGACGCCGTGCAGATGCTGGTGCTGGTGCCCGCCCGCGAGCTGGCCCTGCAGGTGCGCGACGCCCTCAAGAAAATGGGCAAGTTTTTGCCCAACCTGCGCGTAGCAGCCTTCTACGGCGGCCACGCCTTCGGCGAGGAAAAAGCGTCCCTCACGCAGGCGCCGCATATTGTGGTAGCCACGCCCGGTCGTTTCCTCGACCACTTGGAGCGCCGCACCATCATCCCGAACCAGCTCAAAAGCCTCGTGCTTGATGAAGCCGATAAGCTGCTGGAGCTGGGTTTCCAGGACGAGCTGGTGGAGATTGTGAAGCGCCTGCCGCGCCGCCGCCAGACGCTGCTGTTCTCGGCTACCATGTCGGACAAGGTGCTGGAGCTGATCCGCAAAAACCTCACCCGGCCCCGCGTCGTGAATTTGGGCCAGGACGACGACCAGCTGCCCGAAAACCTCACCCTGATCGGCCACGTTGGCCCGATTGAGCTGAAGCCGGCGGCTTTGCTGCACATCCTGCGCCAGCCTGAAACCGGCCGCGCCCTCATCTTCTGCAACACCCGCGACCGGTGCATGGAGCTGGCCCGCTTCCTGCAGGGCCGCGAAGTAGCGGCCGAGGTGCTGCACGGCAAAATGCCCCAGCCCGAGCGCGACAAGGCCCTGCTGAAGCTGCGCAACGGCTCCAGCCAGGTGCTGGTAGCCACCGACGTAGCCGCCCGCGGCCTCGATGTAACCCTGCTCGATACCGTGGTGCAGTACGACGCCCCTGACAAGGCCGACGGCTTCCAGCACCGTGCCGGCCGTACGGCCCGCGCCGGCGCAGCCGGCACGGCCCACATCCTGGCCACGCTCAAAGAGCAGGCCCACGTGAAGAAGTGGCCCGTGGCGGAAACTATCAAATGGAGCGATATGAAGGCGCCCAAGCTGCCGCCTGCCGCCCCCAAAGCTCCCAAGCCCGAAAACGTGACTTTGCACGTCACGGCCGGTAAGAAAGACAAAGTCAGTGCCCACGACTTGGTAGGCGCCTTCGTGAACGTGGGCGGTGTGGCCCGCGAGCAGGTCGGCCATATCGAGGTGTTCGACTACTACAGCTACGTGGCCGTGCCGCGCGGCCAAGTGCAGGACGTGGTGCAGCGCCTGCTGGGTGCCAAAGTGAAAGGCAAGAAAGTGCGCGTAACCGAGGTTCGGTAG
- a CDS encoding low molecular weight protein tyrosine phosphatase family protein — protein sequence MPRQLLFICSQNRWRSLTAERLFDGHPTYDARSAGTEPGARVRVTAGHLGWADAVFVMERKHADILRQKFGPELAGKPLVVLRIPDKFQFMDHILQDLLRERLREHLPEL from the coding sequence TTGCCCCGCCAACTCCTGTTCATCTGCAGCCAGAACCGCTGGCGTAGCCTCACGGCGGAGCGGCTGTTTGACGGGCACCCGACCTACGACGCCCGCTCGGCCGGTACCGAGCCGGGGGCGCGGGTGCGCGTCACGGCGGGGCACCTGGGCTGGGCCGATGCGGTGTTTGTGATGGAGCGCAAACACGCCGATATCCTGCGCCAGAAGTTCGGGCCGGAGCTGGCCGGCAAGCCGCTGGTGGTGCTGCGCATCCCCGACAAGTTTCAGTTCATGGACCACATTCTGCAGGACCTGCTGCGCGAGCGGCTACGGGAGCACCTGCCGGAGCTGTAG
- a CDS encoding zinc-dependent peptidase gives MPYLIFAAIVAVVLFLFYRYLTADSRRTEAALAEDFPAEWRQILTGRVAFYGSLTPVEKGRFEKRVQVFLAQTLITGIQTDIDDTTRVLVAASAVIPVFGFPDWEYANLSEVLVVPDAWKEQQDPNKEVAPLAGTLLGSVRNFQTSHYMHLSKASLERGFQDSLDKQNVGIHEFAHLLDEADGVIDGVPATVFPAALRPEWEAVMAREIAAIRAGNSEINDYAGTNEAEFFAVVTEYFFEKPEKLQQHHPELYGQLLLAFRQNPKSRFQRWAVDPREWLKRLRSRRKFGRNDQCPCGSGKKYKDCHLEQHEAQAA, from the coding sequence ATGCCTTACCTGATTTTTGCGGCCATCGTGGCCGTGGTGCTGTTTCTGTTCTACCGCTACCTCACTGCCGATTCGCGCCGTACAGAGGCCGCCCTGGCCGAGGATTTTCCGGCGGAATGGCGGCAGATTCTCACCGGGCGGGTGGCCTTCTACGGCTCGCTCACGCCCGTGGAGAAAGGCCGCTTCGAGAAGCGGGTACAGGTGTTTCTGGCCCAGACGCTCATCACCGGCATCCAGACCGACATCGACGATACCACGCGGGTGCTGGTGGCGGCTTCGGCGGTCATTCCGGTGTTTGGCTTTCCCGACTGGGAGTATGCCAACCTGAGCGAGGTGCTGGTGGTGCCCGATGCCTGGAAAGAGCAGCAGGACCCCAACAAGGAAGTTGCGCCGCTGGCCGGCACGCTGCTAGGCTCGGTGCGCAACTTCCAGACCTCCCATTACATGCACCTCTCGAAGGCCTCGCTGGAGCGCGGCTTTCAGGATTCGCTGGACAAGCAGAACGTGGGCATCCATGAGTTTGCGCACCTGCTGGATGAGGCCGACGGCGTGATTGACGGCGTGCCCGCCACGGTGTTTCCGGCGGCGTTGCGCCCCGAGTGGGAGGCCGTAATGGCCCGCGAAATTGCGGCTATCCGGGCCGGAAACTCGGAAATCAACGACTACGCCGGCACCAACGAGGCCGAGTTCTTTGCCGTCGTGACCGAGTATTTCTTTGAGAAGCCCGAGAAGCTGCAGCAGCACCATCCGGAACTGTATGGCCAGCTGCTGCTGGCTTTCCGCCAGAACCCCAAGAGCCGCTTCCAGCGCTGGGCCGTCGACCCGCGCGAGTGGCTCAAGCGCCTGCGCAGCCGCCGCAAGTTCGGCCGCAACGACCAGTGCCCCTGCGGCAGCGGTAAAAAGTATAAGGACTGCCACCTGGAGCAGCACGAAGCACAGGCCGCGTAA
- a CDS encoding M2 family metallopeptidase, which yields MKRYFLPTLTAAALLTACAPTAKTPTATTAPTAAPEPATQPAVPRWDERAETFLKAYSAEYQRLYTQATEAEWRSNTHIVPGDTSNAGATARANERMAAFTGSAANIQELRELLDHKDQLTELQVKQLQTALYNAANSPQTIADVVKRRIKAEAAQTEKLYGFDYKYAGKSVTTNDLDELLRKEKNPLKRQQIWEASKEIGPTLKDGLLNLRDLRNQTVQALGYPDYFTYQASDYGLSREEMLTLVRKLNDELRPLYRELHTYARYELAKKYGQKQVPDYLPASWLPNRWGQDWSAMVDVKGLDLDPVLAKKGAEWQVKQAERFYQSLGFPALPPVFYEKSSLYPLPAGAAYKKNNHASAWHMDLNQDVRSLMSVEGNTEWYETTHHELGHIYYYLTYTNPDVPVLLRGGANRAYHEAMGSLMGLAATQKPFLAGLGLVDAKSKTDQTQTLLKEALNYATFIPFASGVMSEWENSFYADKLPADQLNAKWWELAKKYQGIVPPTTRGEQYLDPATKTHINDDPAQYYDYALSYVILFQLHDHISKNILKQDPHATNYYGSKEVGAFLADIMRPGASKDWRTVLKEKTGEDLSARAMVEYFQPLMAYLKEQNKGRKYTM from the coding sequence ATGAAACGCTACTTCCTGCCCACCCTCACGGCGGCGGCCCTGCTGACAGCCTGCGCGCCCACCGCCAAAACGCCCACGGCCACCACAGCCCCCACCGCCGCACCCGAGCCGGCCACCCAGCCTGCCGTCCCCCGCTGGGACGAGCGCGCCGAGACCTTCCTCAAGGCCTATTCTGCCGAGTACCAGCGCCTCTACACCCAGGCCACCGAGGCCGAATGGCGTTCCAACACCCACATTGTACCCGGCGACACCAGCAACGCTGGGGCCACGGCCCGCGCCAACGAGCGGATGGCGGCCTTCACGGGCTCAGCGGCCAACATCCAGGAGCTGCGCGAACTGCTCGACCACAAAGACCAGCTCACGGAGCTGCAGGTGAAGCAGCTGCAAACGGCCCTCTACAACGCCGCCAACTCGCCCCAGACCATTGCCGACGTGGTGAAGCGCCGCATCAAGGCCGAAGCCGCCCAGACCGAGAAGCTCTACGGCTTCGACTACAAGTACGCCGGCAAGTCCGTCACGACCAACGACCTGGATGAGCTGCTGCGCAAGGAAAAGAACCCGCTGAAGCGCCAGCAGATCTGGGAAGCCAGCAAGGAAATCGGCCCCACGCTCAAAGACGGCCTGCTCAACCTGCGCGACCTGCGCAACCAGACCGTGCAGGCCCTCGGCTACCCCGACTACTTCACCTACCAGGCCTCCGACTACGGCCTGAGCCGTGAGGAAATGCTGACGCTGGTGCGCAAGCTCAACGACGAGCTGCGCCCGCTCTACCGCGAGCTGCACACCTACGCCCGCTACGAGCTGGCCAAAAAGTACGGCCAGAAGCAGGTGCCCGACTACCTGCCGGCCTCCTGGCTGCCCAACCGCTGGGGCCAGGACTGGAGCGCCATGGTCGACGTGAAAGGCCTCGACCTCGACCCGGTATTGGCCAAAAAAGGGGCGGAGTGGCAGGTGAAGCAGGCCGAGCGGTTCTACCAGAGCCTGGGCTTCCCGGCCCTGCCGCCGGTCTTCTACGAGAAATCCAGCCTCTACCCGCTGCCCGCCGGCGCGGCGTATAAGAAAAACAACCACGCCTCGGCCTGGCACATGGACCTTAATCAGGACGTGCGTAGCCTGATGAGCGTGGAGGGCAACACTGAGTGGTACGAAACCACCCACCACGAGCTGGGCCACATCTACTACTACCTCACCTACACCAACCCCGACGTGCCAGTGCTGCTGCGCGGCGGCGCCAACCGCGCCTACCACGAGGCCATGGGCAGCCTGATGGGCCTTGCCGCCACCCAGAAGCCCTTTCTGGCCGGCCTGGGTTTGGTAGATGCCAAGTCGAAAACCGACCAGACCCAGACGCTGCTCAAAGAAGCCCTCAACTACGCCACCTTCATCCCGTTTGCCTCGGGCGTGATGAGCGAGTGGGAAAACAGCTTCTACGCCGACAAGCTGCCCGCCGACCAGCTGAATGCCAAATGGTGGGAACTGGCCAAAAAGTACCAGGGCATCGTGCCGCCCACCACGCGCGGCGAGCAGTACCTCGACCCGGCCACCAAAACCCACATCAACGACGACCCCGCGCAGTACTACGACTACGCTCTGAGCTACGTCATCCTGTTCCAGCTCCACGACCACATCAGCAAAAACATCCTCAAGCAGGACCCGCACGCCACCAACTACTACGGCAGCAAGGAGGTGGGCGCGTTTCTGGCTGACATCATGCGGCCCGGCGCCAGCAAGGACTGGCGCACCGTGCTGAAAGAGAAAACCGGCGAAGACCTGTCGGCCCGCGCCATGGTGGAGTATTTCCAGCCCCTGATGGCCTACCTGAAAGAGCAGAACAAAGGCCGTAAATACACCATGTAA
- a CDS encoding GAF domain-containing protein, whose amino-acid sequence MSLEFPKSLIPENEATRLRTLHHYQIVNTTAEPIFDDYVAWSAQLFNTPISLISLVDDDYVHFKALTGAEGVPGLVRGDSMCSAAILLDAPVVTGDYSAQSCSLISTDVAQSLGLNFYAGSALRMPDGSRIGMLAVIGREARGLSPVETEVLSQLAGLVSRTIELRLAYLNSQQPDTWDAAQQELAENLDENAALARYLTTRNGRIDLDDDDVLALVQRRLKSVTKVLDRRMAEVV is encoded by the coding sequence ATGTCACTAGAATTTCCCAAGTCCCTGATTCCTGAAAATGAGGCGACGCGTCTGCGTACGCTGCACCATTATCAGATTGTCAATACCACAGCCGAGCCAATATTCGACGACTATGTGGCGTGGTCGGCACAGCTGTTCAACACACCTATTTCACTGATTTCGCTGGTCGACGATGACTACGTACATTTCAAGGCCTTGACCGGCGCCGAGGGTGTGCCCGGCCTCGTGCGCGGCGATAGTATGTGCTCGGCGGCTATTCTGCTGGATGCTCCCGTGGTTACGGGCGACTACTCGGCCCAAAGCTGCAGTCTCATCAGCACGGATGTGGCCCAGTCGTTGGGACTCAACTTCTACGCCGGCTCAGCCCTGCGCATGCCTGATGGCTCGCGCATCGGGATGCTGGCCGTGATTGGACGCGAAGCCCGTGGTCTGTCGCCAGTGGAAACAGAGGTACTCAGCCAACTGGCGGGCTTGGTGAGCCGCACTATTGAGCTACGGCTGGCTTACCTCAACTCGCAACAGCCCGACACCTGGGATGCCGCGCAGCAGGAGCTGGCCGAAAACCTCGACGAAAACGCCGCCCTGGCCCGCTACCTCACTACCCGCAACGGCCGCATCGACCTTGATGACGACGATGTGCTGGCCCTAGTGCAGCGCCGCCTGAAAAGCGTAACCAAAGTCTTGGACCGCCGCATGGCAGAAGTGGTATAG
- a CDS encoding pirin family protein: MLQVIPATDRHHAAPVQWLNSYFLFSFADYYDPQNVHFGPLRVFNDDTIQGNSGFPQHPHSEMEIVTLVLEGELQHEDTMGNKATIKKGEVQRMTAGTGLAHSEKNNGATQAHIYQLWFLPNQKGLAPSYEQKDVDFLDSKNELVPLVSGQKVLEDVVYMNSNTTIYWCNLREDKTVTFKTFPIRNTFVYVKEGMLYINGVDIGPNDQVRSTDEHVLEIRASKDAQFILIDLPASEANY; encoded by the coding sequence ATGCTCCAGGTTATTCCCGCCACCGACCGCCACCACGCGGCCCCGGTACAGTGGCTCAACAGCTACTTCCTCTTCAGTTTCGCCGACTACTACGACCCGCAGAACGTACATTTTGGGCCGCTCCGGGTATTCAACGACGACACCATCCAGGGCAATTCCGGCTTTCCGCAGCATCCGCATTCCGAAATGGAAATCGTGACGCTGGTGCTGGAAGGCGAGCTGCAGCACGAAGACACGATGGGCAACAAAGCCACTATCAAAAAAGGTGAAGTGCAGCGCATGACGGCCGGCACTGGCCTGGCACACTCCGAGAAAAATAACGGCGCCACCCAGGCCCACATCTACCAGCTCTGGTTTCTGCCCAACCAAAAGGGCCTGGCGCCCAGCTACGAGCAAAAAGACGTAGACTTCCTGGACTCGAAAAACGAATTGGTCCCGCTGGTATCCGGGCAAAAGGTGCTGGAGGATGTGGTCTATATGAACTCCAACACCACCATTTACTGGTGTAACCTACGCGAGGACAAAACTGTTACGTTCAAGACCTTCCCTATTCGCAACACGTTTGTTTACGTGAAGGAGGGGATGCTCTATATCAACGGGGTCGATATTGGCCCCAACGACCAGGTACGTTCCACCGACGAGCATGTACTGGAAATCCGTGCTTCCAAGGACGCGCAGTTTATCCTGATTGATTTGCCCGCCAGTGAAGCCAACTACTAA
- a CDS encoding XRE family transcriptional regulator has protein sequence MINTNLKFWRRELALTQAQMAEKLGIKRSLVGAYEEGRAEPKLATLVNMARLFGISLDQLVTTDFSKKKNAKAAVRQLEAAGTPGTTPTRPGGSLRILALTVDKDQNENIELVPQKAAAGYLNGYADPEYLEELPKFRLPMLGSTGTYRAFEIAGDSMLPIASGTVIVGRYIDDWMSLKDGTPCIVVSSKEGIVFKRVFNRLKEGAMLALHSDNPVYSPYEIDVEDVVEIWEAKAYISSTFPIADLSLSRLASIVLDLQQQVSTMKKV, from the coding sequence ATGATTAACACGAACCTCAAATTCTGGCGGCGCGAACTGGCCCTGACGCAGGCCCAGATGGCCGAAAAACTGGGTATCAAACGCTCCCTGGTGGGTGCCTACGAGGAAGGCCGCGCCGAGCCCAAGCTGGCTACGCTCGTGAACATGGCCCGCCTGTTCGGCATCTCGCTCGACCAGCTGGTCACTACCGACTTTAGCAAGAAAAAGAACGCCAAAGCCGCTGTCCGTCAGCTGGAAGCGGCGGGCACGCCCGGCACCACGCCTACGCGTCCCGGCGGCAGCCTGCGCATACTGGCGCTTACCGTTGATAAAGACCAGAACGAGAACATCGAGCTGGTGCCGCAGAAAGCGGCAGCGGGCTACCTCAACGGCTACGCCGACCCCGAGTATCTGGAGGAACTGCCCAAGTTCCGCCTGCCCATGCTGGGCAGCACCGGCACCTACCGCGCCTTCGAAATTGCCGGCGACTCCATGCTGCCCATTGCCAGCGGCACGGTCATCGTGGGCCGCTATATCGATGACTGGATGAGCCTCAAGGACGGCACGCCCTGCATCGTGGTGAGCAGCAAGGAAGGCATCGTGTTCAAGCGCGTCTTCAACCGCCTCAAGGAAGGCGCCATGCTGGCCCTGCACTCCGACAACCCGGTGTACTCGCCCTACGAAATCGATGTGGAGGACGTGGTGGAAATCTGGGAGGCTAAAGCCTATATCAGCAGCACCTTCCCCATTGCCGATCTGTCGCTGAGCCGTCTGGCCAGCATTGTGCTGGATCTGCAGCAGCAGGTGAGCACCATGAAGAAAGTGTAA